In Coleofasciculus sp. FACHB-1120, one genomic interval encodes:
- the ileS gene encoding isoleucine--tRNA ligase, with protein sequence MTATGNYKDTVNLPKTQFDMRANAIKREPELQKFWADQQIYERLSQNNPGELFVLHDGPPYANGSLHIGHALNKILKDIINRYQLLQGRKVRYVPGWDCHGLPIELKVLQQMKPAERQNLTPLDLRHKARDFALKTVDEQRQSFKRYGVWGDWEHPYLTLKPEYEAAQIGVFGQMVLKGYIYRGLKPVHWSPSSKTALAEAELEYPEDSEGRPAHTSRSLYAAFQMTNLGPAVRSLLSPFLPDLGVAIWTTTPWTIPANLAVSVNPELTYAVVEVEADSLPISSKYLLVAADLVERLSTTLSTNLTVKATVPGKDLEHSTYRHPLFDRESPIVIGGDYVTTDSGTGLVHTAPGHGDEDYKVGQRYGLPLLSPVDGDGNFTQEAGQFAGLNVLGDGNQAVIDALSQARSLLKEEPYVHKYPYDWRTKQPTIYRATEQWFASVEGFREEALKAIASVNWIPAQGENRITAMVADRSDWCISRQRNWGVPIPVFYELETNEPLLNEETIAHVQAIIAEKGSDVWWERSVEELLPESYRHNGRSYRKGTDTMDVWFDSGSSWAAVAKQRPELQYPADIYLEGSDQHRGWFQSSLLTSVATNAIAPYKTVLTHGFTLDEQGRKMSKSLGNVIDPSIVINGGKNQKEEPPYGADVLRLWVSSVDYSSDVPISKNILKQMGDVRNKIRNTARFLLGNLHDFDPAKDAVPYEQLPELDRYMLHRMTEVFGEVTQAFESFQFFRFFQTVQNFCVVDLSNFYLDIAKDRLYISAPNARRRRSCQTVLAIALENLARAIAPVLSHTAEDIWQYVPYPTSYKSVFEAGWVKLEEHWQAPKLAGFWQQLRQIRTEVNKVMEQARAEKMIGSSLEAQVLLYVPNAEFRSLLQALNLNSALHSHPQSSGLGNCVDELRYLFIASQVELLDSPEALQGLKYSSQTEALSIGVVKADGEKCDRCWNYSVHVGESAEHPLLCERCIPALAGEF encoded by the coding sequence GTGACAGCAACAGGGAACTACAAAGACACCGTTAATCTGCCCAAAACCCAATTTGATATGCGGGCGAACGCTATTAAGCGGGAACCGGAACTGCAAAAATTTTGGGCAGACCAGCAAATTTATGAGCGACTGTCGCAGAACAATCCCGGTGAACTTTTTGTTTTGCATGATGGCCCGCCCTATGCCAATGGTTCGCTCCACATTGGTCATGCTTTAAATAAAATCCTCAAAGACATCATCAACCGCTACCAGCTTCTGCAAGGGCGCAAGGTTCGCTACGTTCCAGGCTGGGATTGTCACGGCTTGCCAATTGAATTGAAAGTCCTTCAGCAAATGAAGCCAGCAGAGCGGCAAAATCTGACGCCGCTGGATCTCCGCCACAAAGCCAGAGACTTTGCCCTCAAAACAGTAGACGAGCAACGCCAGAGCTTCAAACGCTATGGCGTTTGGGGCGACTGGGAGCATCCGTATCTAACTTTAAAACCAGAGTATGAAGCCGCTCAAATTGGCGTCTTCGGTCAGATGGTGCTGAAGGGATATATTTATCGCGGTTTAAAGCCAGTTCATTGGAGTCCGAGTTCTAAAACGGCGCTGGCTGAGGCGGAGTTAGAGTATCCCGAAGATTCCGAAGGTCGCCCAGCCCACACTTCGCGCAGCCTTTATGCAGCTTTCCAGATGACGAATCTGGGGCCAGCCGTGCGATCGCTTCTTTCACCGTTCTTGCCCGATCTGGGTGTGGCAATTTGGACGACGACGCCTTGGACGATTCCCGCCAACCTAGCGGTGAGCGTGAATCCAGAACTGACCTACGCAGTCGTGGAAGTGGAGGCAGATTCTCTCCCGATTTCTAGCAAATACCTGCTAGTAGCTGCCGATTTGGTGGAACGGTTGTCAACGACGCTCTCGACCAATCTCACGGTAAAAGCGACAGTACCGGGTAAAGATTTGGAACATAGCACTTATCGGCATCCGCTGTTCGACCGTGAAAGTCCGATTGTGATTGGGGGCGATTATGTCACCACCGATTCCGGTACGGGATTAGTTCATACGGCTCCCGGTCATGGAGATGAGGATTACAAGGTCGGTCAACGCTACGGTTTGCCACTGTTGTCGCCAGTAGATGGTGATGGCAATTTCACGCAAGAAGCAGGACAGTTTGCAGGGTTGAACGTACTGGGTGATGGAAATCAGGCAGTAATTGACGCGCTAAGCCAAGCGCGATCGCTACTGAAAGAGGAACCCTACGTTCATAAATATCCTTACGACTGGCGCACGAAACAGCCGACCATTTATCGAGCTACAGAACAGTGGTTCGCATCGGTGGAGGGATTTAGAGAAGAGGCGCTAAAAGCGATCGCTTCTGTGAACTGGATTCCCGCTCAAGGTGAAAATCGGATTACGGCAATGGTCGCGGATCGTTCTGATTGGTGTATTTCCCGTCAGCGCAACTGGGGCGTGCCAATTCCCGTTTTCTACGAGCTGGAAACCAACGAACCGCTACTGAACGAGGAAACTATCGCCCACGTCCAAGCAATCATTGCCGAAAAGGGTTCGGATGTCTGGTGGGAAAGGTCAGTAGAAGAACTCTTGCCAGAAAGTTATCGCCATAACGGGCGCAGCTACCGCAAAGGCACCGATACGATGGATGTCTGGTTTGACTCAGGCTCCTCTTGGGCGGCGGTAGCCAAACAGCGCCCAGAATTGCAATATCCAGCGGATATCTATCTAGAAGGCTCCGATCAGCACCGGGGTTGGTTCCAATCGAGTTTGCTCACCAGTGTGGCAACCAACGCCATCGCGCCCTACAAAACCGTCTTGACGCATGGCTTTACCTTGGATGAGCAGGGGCGCAAGATGAGTAAATCTCTGGGGAATGTCATCGACCCCTCGATTGTGATCAATGGGGGCAAAAATCAAAAAGAAGAGCCACCCTACGGTGCTGATGTTTTGCGTCTGTGGGTTTCCTCGGTGGATTACTCTTCGGATGTCCCCATCAGCAAGAACATCCTCAAGCAGATGGGAGATGTTAGAAATAAGATTCGCAATACGGCGAGGTTCTTGCTGGGCAATTTACACGATTTTGACCCGGCTAAAGATGCAGTACCTTACGAACAACTGCCGGAACTCGACCGCTATATGTTGCACCGGATGACAGAAGTCTTTGGGGAAGTAACGCAAGCATTTGAGAGTTTCCAGTTCTTCCGCTTTTTCCAGACGGTGCAGAATTTCTGCGTTGTTGACTTGTCTAATTTTTATCTAGATATTGCTAAAGATAGGCTCTACATCAGCGCCCCAAACGCCCGCCGTCGCCGTAGTTGTCAGACAGTTTTAGCGATCGCACTGGAAAATTTAGCCCGTGCGATCGCGCCTGTTCTCTCTCATACAGCAGAAGATATCTGGCAATATGTGCCCTATCCCACATCTTACAAATCTGTGTTTGAAGCGGGGTGGGTGAAGTTAGAGGAGCATTGGCAAGCTCCAAAACTAGCAGGATTTTGGCAACAATTGCGACAAATCCGCACTGAGGTGAATAAGGTGATGGAGCAAGCAAGGGCAGAAAAAATGATTGGTTCTTCTCTAGAAGCCCAGGTATTACTTTATGTCCCGAATGCTGAGTTCCGCTCTTTACTACAAGCCTTGAACTTGAATTCTGCCCTCCATTCTCATCCTCAGTCTTCAGGGCTGGGTAATTGTGTGGATGAACTGAGATACTTATTTATCGCCTCCCAAGTAGAGCTGCTAGATTCTCCGGAAGCATTGCAAGGCTTAAAATACAGTTCGCAGACAGAAGCTTTATCGATTGGCGTAGTCAAAGCAGACGGAGAAAAATGCGATCGCTGCTGGAACTACTCGGTTCACGTAGGTGAATCTGCCGAGCATCCCCTGCTGTGCGAACGTTGCATTCCCGCCTTAGCCGGTGAGTTTTAG
- a CDS encoding isopeptide-forming domain-containing fimbrial protein yields the protein MKSLQTLLGRVYLPLTAILTCSFAFPSLPVSAIDILNSASAAGDNLPPEGVKSNETSVTAGQAVLELIKTGDRAAAEPGDTVVYRLALKNTGTATASNISITDTLPVGLRYVPESLQASLTSGTSTAQTTIQPATTSNRTVTFNFPKLEPNQTLNVVYATVVTPDAVRGNGRNQAQETRSNIASHQLRIRPGILSDCGTLIGRVFVDKNFDGEQQPGEPGVPNAVIFMDDGNRITTDANGLFSLANVISGYRTGTLDLTSLPGYTLAPNQKFIERNSQSRLVQLEPGGLVRMNFGVTPAYGEGKQ from the coding sequence ATGAAATCCCTGCAAACTCTGTTGGGGCGCGTCTACCTGCCTCTAACAGCTATCCTAACTTGCTCGTTTGCCTTTCCCTCGCTGCCCGTTAGCGCGATTGACATCTTGAATTCCGCCTCTGCGGCGGGTGACAATCTCCCCCCAGAAGGCGTGAAATCCAATGAAACTTCAGTAACGGCGGGTCAAGCGGTTCTAGAACTGATCAAAACAGGCGATCGCGCTGCTGCGGAACCGGGCGACACAGTTGTTTATCGCTTGGCATTGAAAAATACCGGCACAGCCACTGCTAGCAATATCAGCATTACAGACACCCTACCTGTGGGCTTACGGTATGTGCCGGAGTCTTTGCAAGCCTCGCTGACCAGTGGTACCAGTACTGCCCAAACCACTATACAACCCGCTACTACGTCCAACCGGACAGTTACCTTTAATTTTCCTAAGCTTGAGCCGAATCAAACCCTGAACGTGGTTTATGCCACCGTGGTAACGCCAGACGCCGTTCGGGGGAACGGGAGAAATCAGGCTCAAGAAACGAGGAGCAACATCGCCAGCCATCAGTTGCGGATTCGACCCGGTATTTTGTCAGACTGCGGCACCCTGATTGGGCGAGTATTTGTCGATAAAAACTTTGACGGCGAACAGCAGCCAGGAGAGCCAGGAGTGCCCAATGCTGTAATTTTTATGGATGACGGCAACCGCATTACGACCGATGCCAACGGTTTATTCTCACTTGCCAATGTTATCTCTGGCTACCGTACCGGCACGCTGGATTTAACCAGTCTACCGGGCTACACTTTGGCTCCCAACCAAAAATTTATTGAGCGCAATAGTCAGTCCCGCCTGGTGCAACTTGAACCGGGAGGATTAGTACGGATGAATTTCGGGGTGACACCCGCCTATGGGGAGGGCAAGCAGTGA
- a CDS encoding OmpA family protein, which produces MNAKKFLLPFVFLLLPVSATAQTENLKVVVNSNQDGAVNPDETLTLREAIEIVNGTLPLDRLSSAEQSLVSSNGGTGSLIAFNLPSADTTIRLVDVLPPLARPGLVVDGTTQPEYDPEGTATAEIAIPIPVVAIAPAADREVFRGLTVVADGVTIRGLSLYGFTSRHRATATLPPADIFIDNPQSAAIKGAANGQKLPENREGEASPVSNSPKNVVIENNWLGILPDQSVPQQTSAFGVFVFNSLGTTIQRNRIANHDGSGIITSVQAENLQVTENIIVGNGIAGMPDAIRLEGKIDKTRVSANLICANDGSGVFLFKPQGAAQINNNQIIYNGRRLRRAAVYLMGNDHQVIENQIGHQTGPGVVVASYPKSDRNLIQSNRYFDLAGLSIDLIAQQNTGVQDYQRGDGPNPPRNSPNRRLDTANSAINAPQFISREFFVLGNKTNLSGTADPGSQVTIYRVEENAETPYAPLREPLTTGAVDDEGNFSLTLDNLQPGDRVSAIATDPKYGTSEPAANALISSTVAGKQQTAATNNPAPTIPQCTTAPAPPVVQVPPEEPPPPPPEPIRIQVPTNVHFALDKATISPESARILDRITEVLQANPPIVIELRGHTDPRASDAYNLDLSNRRAIAVRNYLLRQGIAPERMTIRALGESQPRVTGRNRLDHARNRRVEFIFKDARGIDLFVQEEDLQLE; this is translated from the coding sequence ATGAACGCTAAAAAATTTCTCTTACCTTTTGTTTTTTTACTGTTGCCTGTTTCTGCAACTGCTCAGACAGAAAATTTAAAAGTTGTTGTTAATAGCAACCAGGATGGAGCAGTTAATCCAGATGAGACCTTAACGCTGCGGGAAGCAATTGAGATTGTCAATGGTACATTACCTTTAGATCGTCTTAGTAGCGCCGAACAAAGCCTGGTTTCAAGTAATGGTGGTACGGGTTCGCTGATTGCTTTCAATTTGCCGTCAGCAGATACTACCATCCGCCTCGTTGATGTGCTGCCACCATTAGCTCGTCCGGGATTAGTTGTTGATGGTACAACTCAACCAGAGTATGACCCCGAAGGGACTGCAACTGCCGAGATCGCAATTCCGATTCCGGTAGTCGCGATCGCTCCCGCCGCAGATCGAGAAGTCTTCCGGGGCTTAACAGTTGTTGCGGATGGGGTGACAATTCGCGGATTAAGCCTCTACGGTTTCACCTCCCGCCATCGCGCCACGGCTACCTTGCCACCAGCAGACATTTTTATCGATAATCCTCAGTCTGCTGCGATTAAGGGAGCCGCAAATGGTCAAAAGTTACCAGAGAACCGGGAAGGCGAAGCATCACCAGTTTCCAATTCTCCGAAAAATGTAGTCATTGAAAACAACTGGTTAGGGATTTTGCCCGATCAAAGTGTGCCGCAGCAAACTTCGGCCTTTGGGGTATTTGTCTTTAACAGTTTGGGAACAACCATTCAAAGAAATCGAATTGCCAACCACGATGGCAGCGGGATTATTACCTCTGTTCAAGCTGAGAATTTGCAGGTAACAGAAAACATTATTGTTGGTAACGGGATTGCGGGAATGCCCGATGCAATTCGCTTAGAAGGAAAGATTGATAAGACACGGGTTAGCGCTAACTTGATTTGTGCTAACGATGGTAGTGGCGTCTTTTTATTTAAACCCCAAGGCGCGGCGCAGATTAATAATAACCAAATTATTTATAACGGTCGTCGCTTGCGTCGGGCAGCCGTTTACCTGATGGGGAACGATCATCAAGTGATCGAGAACCAAATCGGTCATCAAACCGGACCGGGTGTCGTGGTTGCATCTTATCCCAAGAGCGATCGCAATCTCATTCAATCCAATCGCTACTTCGATTTAGCCGGTTTGAGCATCGACTTAATCGCTCAACAAAATACAGGTGTCCAAGATTACCAACGAGGAGATGGTCCCAATCCACCTCGGAATTCGCCAAATCGTCGCTTGGATACGGCTAACTCAGCGATTAATGCCCCCCAGTTCATTAGCCGCGAATTTTTTGTACTCGGTAATAAAACGAATCTATCTGGAACTGCCGATCCGGGTTCTCAGGTAACAATTTATCGAGTGGAGGAGAATGCCGAGACGCCCTATGCCCCTTTAAGAGAACCGCTGACAACAGGTGCAGTAGATGACGAGGGGAATTTTAGCCTCACACTCGATAATTTACAACCGGGAGATAGAGTTAGCGCGATCGCGACAGATCCCAAGTACGGCACCTCCGAACCCGCCGCGAATGCCTTAATTTCATCAACAGTCGCTGGTAAACAACAAACAGCGGCAACGAATAATCCAGCACCAACAATTCCTCAATGTACCACCGCACCCGCTCCCCCAGTAGTACAGGTGCCGCCGGAAGAACCGCCACCGCCACCGCCAGAACCCATCCGCATCCAAGTGCCAACCAACGTCCACTTTGCCCTCGACAAAGCCACGATTAGCCCAGAAAGTGCCAGAATTCTCGATCGAATTACCGAAGTTTTACAAGCAAATCCCCCTATCGTGATTGAGCTTCGAGGTCACACCGATCCTCGTGCCAGCGATGCTTATAATCTTGACTTGTCAAATCGGCGAGCGATCGCAGTGAGAAATTATTTATTACGGCAAGGCATTGCCCCAGAACGCATGACAATTCGCGCTTTGGGTGAATCTCAACCGCGAGTTACTGGAAGAAACCGTCTAGATCATGCCCGGAATCGTCGGGTCGAATTTATCTTCAAAGATGCCAGAGGCATCGATCTATTTGTTCAAGAAGAAGATTTGCAGTTGGAGTAA
- a CDS encoding DUF11 domain-containing protein produces MSSPLKSQHLQKISASVSRWSCRFGSLALSICAISGWTQAAFAEGSRELTDNPGYRPYLEYYQNAPFLGTPIPRRSRIRVFANPGETIYLGSSAVGVGVGEIRYRPPNSTTFTSCGAGIGKIVNRAQEVAGPAPLNPAGYTPCTITAAQTAATGAGIWEIDFVSPNPTNAAINSNPPPVLAQANWTQPNLGVVTAWDVTVVNGNTPIPGRAYANYLSLNLGANKPAELRSEAIILTDEGYLYRIDLNGIDPFGFIFFANNKGFTPTPNGGPIYQSVPLAGSNVYNPDQPDFGTDVTYKIFFNQPSSTLPLQAPITPASGGQTWLLTPAVAPPTPTDFKFIGTEGTNNQAGTTDPLGGTFSFNTPAQGSYRVVLDLNQDSIYGNANDRVLVGVAESGFNTVPWDGLDANGVNVSASNIPYGAQIVLSAGEIHFPFLDPENNPEGLIIQRLNEPAAPTLPAPNPFEVYYNDAPLTNNQQVAGAPTPVNALGGVSSINGAHGFTNLFGNDRGIDTWTYYPSTVTALQTGITVSQADLQIQKTLVTNPVVAGSPITYTITVTNNGPSNVTGATVTDNVPSQITGVTWTCAITTGTGSCGQASGTGNAINTTVNLNNGAVATYTVTGAISPIAPSEQLNNTATVTRPKDVTDPNPDNNTSSTTTTIQPNPVTPTGIKSVRLSNDADASGSVTTGDTVEYTITYFNGAPTPVTNLLVTDSIDSSKLSFVPGSYSFTASGAGTTVTGNPNFNGTTDQNLTNPTSLGTLGGNGSQVVIKFQAVITAPAGTQILNQATATSAGGTVDLSVTDALQNDGDLPQVIDDGNNQGNLPNPADDEPTVVNVGGSPGNANLRLVKRITSVTRNGALLNGINFNSFVDDPNSDDDNAAGWSQLSPIGVSTIAAETALRSGDEVEYTIYLLSDGTAPANNVRFCDPIPAGTTFIADSFGSGAGISVNRAGTIAPRTNALDADEGTFLAPLAPLPAGNACPNQNNADGAVIVNLGNISNATGSNYGFTRFRVKIN; encoded by the coding sequence GTGAGTTCGCCGTTAAAATCCCAACATTTGCAAAAAATTAGCGCCTCCGTTAGCCGTTGGAGTTGTCGCTTCGGCAGCCTTGCCCTATCCATTTGCGCGATTAGCGGTTGGACTCAAGCGGCATTTGCTGAAGGCAGTCGCGAACTGACCGATAACCCAGGCTATCGCCCTTACTTGGAATATTATCAAAACGCTCCTTTTCTGGGTACTCCTATACCGCGTCGAAGTCGAATTAGAGTTTTCGCTAATCCAGGGGAAACCATCTATCTTGGTTCCAGTGCCGTTGGTGTTGGAGTTGGCGAGATCAGATATAGACCGCCCAATAGCACTACTTTTACTTCTTGTGGTGCAGGTATCGGAAAGATCGTCAACCGAGCGCAAGAGGTTGCAGGTCCAGCGCCCCTCAATCCCGCAGGCTACACTCCCTGTACAATTACAGCGGCCCAGACTGCCGCAACAGGAGCAGGAATTTGGGAAATTGATTTTGTCAGCCCAAATCCTACTAATGCTGCTATCAATAGCAACCCGCCCCCGGTTCTTGCCCAAGCTAACTGGACTCAGCCCAATCTGGGTGTGGTGACAGCTTGGGATGTCACCGTCGTCAATGGAAATACCCCTATCCCCGGTCGAGCTTATGCAAATTATTTGTCTCTCAATTTGGGAGCTAATAAGCCAGCAGAGTTGCGTTCCGAAGCCATTATTCTCACCGATGAAGGCTATCTGTACCGAATCGACCTGAATGGTATCGATCCCTTTGGATTTATCTTTTTCGCGAATAACAAAGGTTTCACACCAACTCCAAACGGCGGTCCAATTTACCAATCCGTTCCACTTGCAGGAAGTAACGTATATAACCCGGATCAGCCAGATTTCGGGACGGATGTCACCTATAAAATCTTCTTTAACCAACCCAGTTCTACCCTGCCGCTGCAAGCACCCATAACTCCAGCCAGTGGTGGTCAGACATGGCTACTGACGCCAGCCGTGGCACCTCCTACTCCCACTGATTTTAAATTTATAGGTACAGAGGGGACTAACAATCAAGCTGGTACTACTGACCCCTTGGGAGGTACTTTCAGCTTTAATACACCTGCACAGGGCAGTTACAGAGTTGTTCTCGATCTCAACCAAGACAGTATATACGGCAATGCCAACGATCGCGTACTGGTTGGTGTAGCAGAATCTGGGTTCAACACTGTACCTTGGGATGGCTTAGATGCCAATGGAGTGAATGTTTCTGCTAGCAATATCCCTTACGGAGCGCAAATTGTACTCAGTGCAGGTGAAATTCATTTTCCCTTTCTAGACCCAGAAAACAACCCCGAAGGTCTAATTATCCAGCGGCTCAATGAGCCAGCTGCGCCAACACTACCGGCTCCCAATCCTTTTGAGGTGTACTATAACGACGCTCCTTTAACCAATAATCAACAGGTTGCCGGAGCACCTACTCCTGTGAACGCTCTGGGAGGGGTTTCTAGTATTAATGGCGCTCATGGGTTTACTAACCTCTTTGGTAATGACAGAGGTATTGATACCTGGACATACTACCCATCTACAGTGACGGCTCTTCAAACAGGCATCACTGTGTCACAAGCCGATCTGCAAATTCAAAAAACCTTGGTGACTAACCCAGTCGTTGCAGGTAGTCCCATTACCTACACTATTACTGTTACCAATAACGGCCCCTCTAATGTAACTGGAGCAACGGTGACAGACAACGTCCCCTCTCAGATTACTGGAGTCACTTGGACTTGTGCCATTACTACGGGCACTGGTAGTTGCGGACAAGCTAGCGGTACGGGAAATGCTATTAACACTACAGTCAATCTCAATAATGGAGCTGTTGCCACCTATACCGTAACTGGTGCCATCTCTCCGATTGCACCATCTGAGCAATTGAACAATACGGCAACAGTCACGCGACCGAAGGATGTGACCGATCCCAATCCTGACAACAACACATCAAGCACTACGACTACCATTCAACCGAACCCAGTTACGCCTACTGGCATCAAATCAGTTCGTCTGTCCAACGACGCAGATGCTAGCGGTTCCGTGACGACTGGGGATACTGTTGAATACACCATCACCTACTTTAATGGTGCCCCTACTCCAGTCACCAACTTGCTAGTGACTGACAGCATCGACAGCAGTAAGTTGAGTTTCGTCCCTGGCAGTTACAGCTTTACCGCCTCCGGCGCTGGAACGACAGTGACAGGAAACCCGAATTTCAATGGCACAACTGACCAGAACCTTACTAATCCAACATCTTTGGGAACGTTGGGTGGAAATGGTTCTCAGGTGGTTATTAAGTTTCAAGCAGTTATCACAGCGCCAGCTGGTACGCAGATTCTCAACCAAGCTACTGCTACATCCGCAGGAGGAACCGTTGATTTATCTGTCACTGATGCTTTACAAAACGATGGTGACTTGCCTCAAGTCATAGATGACGGTAATAACCAGGGGAACCTTCCTAATCCTGCGGATGATGAACCGACTGTAGTTAACGTAGGCGGATCTCCTGGGAACGCGAATCTGCGTTTGGTGAAGCGAATTACATCTGTGACTAGAAACGGTGCGCTGCTGAATGGGATTAACTTCAATAGTTTTGTAGATGACCCAAACAGTGACGATGACAATGCAGCTGGTTGGTCACAACTATCACCAATAGGAGTTTCCACCATAGCGGCTGAAACAGCTTTGAGAAGCGGTGATGAAGTCGAGTACACTATTTATCTTCTCTCTGATGGAACTGCCCCAGCGAACAATGTCAGATTCTGCGATCCGATTCCAGCAGGGACAACCTTTATTGCCGATAGTTTTGGTTCGGGTGCAGGAATTTCGGTGAATCGTGCTGGAACAATTGCCCCCCGGACTAATGCTTTAGATGCCGATGAAGGGACATTTCTCGCGCCGCTTGCTCCTTTGCCTGCGGGCAATGCTTGCCCCAATCAAAATAATGCTGACGGAGCAGTAATTGTGAATTTAGGCAATATTTCTAATGCAACGGGTAGTAATTATGGTTTTACCCGCTTCCGCGTCAAAATAAACTAA